The Acidobacteriota bacterium genomic interval TTCCACGGCAACGGTGCCGCTGGCCTGCTGCACCGCGCCGTACACGGTGGCCAGGCCGAATCCGCTGTGACCGGTCGCCTCCTTCGTCGTGAAGAAGGGCTCGAAGATCCGTTCCCGGTTCTCCGGCGGTATCCCCGATCCGGTATCCGCGACCGCCAGCATGACGTAGTCGCCCGGCCGCGCGTACGTCCGGGGCGACTCGTCGGGAAGACGGAGGTTGGCCGTCTCGATCCGCAGCCGCCCGCCGGCGGGCATCGCCTGGACCGCATTGGCGACAAGGTTCACGATCACCTGCTCGAGTTGTACGGGATCGATCTCGACACTGTGGAGATCCGGTGACAGGCGCGGTTCCAGCCGGACGTTCTCACCGACCAGCCTTCGGATTTCGGCCCCGACACCGTCGTCGAGAAGTGCGTTGAGGTTGACCGCGACGGATCGGACCGGTTGCCGGCGGCCGAACGTGAGCAGCCGATCGATCAACGCAGTCGCCTTGTCCACCGAACTCAGGATCGAAGCGGTCTTCCGCCTCGTTCCGTCGTCAACCGCTTTGTCCCGTGCCAGCTCCGCCTGGGAGCGGATGGCGCCCAGGTAACTGTTGATGTCGTGGGCGATGCCGCCAGCCAACCGTCCGATCGCATCCATTCTCTGCGCCCGGTGCAGTTGGGCGTCCCTCTCACGAAGCGTGGTTTCGACCTTCACCCGTCGCCGCTCGAGACTCCACAAGGTGGTGACGCTCAGTGCCACGATGACGATCCAGGACGCCACGATCACCCTGAACAAGGTGTTAGCCCTGGCCCGATTCCTGGTCTGTCGGTTCGCGAGTCGGCTCTCGAACTCCCGTGTCTCCACGAGAAGACCGAGAAACACGCCGTCGTACTCGGCGTCCAACTCGGAGCCGACACCGACGTCCCGGCCTTGACGAAGACCCTCTTTTCGGACGATCGAGAGCTTGCGGAACGTCTCCACGCCGGCGCGGATGCTCGTCGCCATCCGGTAAAACGACGGGTCCTCGAGAGGAACGATCCGGAAATCGATCGGCGTAGCGGGCGCTTCGTCCAGCATGGCGCCAATCAAATCGTGGGCGTTGTCCAGGTTGGACGCGATCTCCGCGATGTCCACCCGGTCTCCGGTGAGATGCTCCTCGAGCCACAGGTGAGCGCTGGTCAACGCGGTCTGGATCTGCTCGATGGCGCGGAGACGGTCGCTGTCACGTTGGATGAGCCGCTCGGAAATGTCGTTGGCGGCCAGCAGCATCAGCAACGATACGACGCCGAGCAGCAGAACCGTGAATGTGATCCAGCGCCTGCTAGCCACCGCCTGCCGCGACGGCGACCCGGCATCCGGCGATTCGGACCAACGAGCGCCTCTCACTCTTCCGGGGACCGCTCGCCTTGAATCGTGTACCCGACGGCCATTACGGTGCGCAGCAGCTTTGCGTCGGGGTCCGGATCGATCTTGCGACGAATGCGATGAATCAGGACGTCGATCACGTTGCTGCTCGGATCGAAGCGTTGGTCCCACACGTGCTCGGCGAGCTCGGCACGGGTGACGACCTGGTTCTTCCTGAGCAACAGGTACTCGAGCAGCGCGAACTCCTTGGGGGAAAAGTGGACCGGTTCTCCACCGACCGTGACCGTGCGCGCGCTGCGGTCCATGACGAGGTCATCCGCCGTGAGTCTGCTGGCCACCCGCTTGTCGCGGCGGCGCAACAGGCTCCGCACCCGGGCGTGAAACTCGGCGAAAGCAAACGGCTTGCCCAGGAAGTCGTCGGCGCCAAGATCGAGCCCTTCGACACGGTCGTGCACTTCGCTGTCGGCAGTCAGCACGAGCACGGGGGTGGAGCTTCCGGCTTCACGCCAGAACCGCAGCAACTCGAGGCCGGTCGGGGGGGGTATCTTCCGATCCAGCACGACGAGGTCGTAAGCGTTGGCCGACATCAAATGGTCGGCCCGCTCGCCGGTCCGGGCAAGATCGACCGCGTAGCCCTCATCGGTAAGAGACTCGACCAGGGCTTCCGCCAACTCGTGGTCGTCTTCGACAATCAGAATTCGCATTCGTCAACCCGCTCGGGCCCGGCCTGATCGTTAATCCCCTGTTAATACCGCCTGAGTATACGTCGGGCCGAAGAGGGTCAGCGCAACCTGTTGACGGGACTAGAGATGCGCCGCCAGCGTTTGATACGTCGGGGCGTCGGACTGCGAAGCCGGGGTCTGTTCATGTCCCTGAAAGGTCTGAGGGCGGATAATCCGGTTTCCTGGCATTTGGGCACGCGGGTCGCATCACGGGGGGCCCGGGAAGCACGGAGGCACGCATGAAAAGGAACGAGATTCGAACCAAGATCGGATTACTGACGATTCTGTCCCTGCTGCCGCTCGTGGCCGCGACCACCTTCGCGAACCCGCCGACGCTGCAGGGTCCGACGTTCCTGCCGGGCGATGGCGCCCGGGATGCCGCGTCGGGTGACCAGGAGGAGGTGGTGATCGTCGCCGGCGGTGGCGGCTTCCTCACCGCATGGACCGACATGCGTGCGTCCACCATCGAGTTCCAGGGGCTCGAGCAGAGCGGTCACGACGTCTACGCCGCCCGCCTGGATGCGGCCGGCAATTTGCTCGACGCGGTGCCGATAATCCTGAGCCAGGATGCGGGTT includes:
- a CDS encoding ATP-binding protein, which gives rise to MASRRWITFTVLLLGVVSLLMLLAANDISERLIQRDSDRLRAIEQIQTALTSAHLWLEEHLTGDRVDIAEIASNLDNAHDLIGAMLDEAPATPIDFRIVPLEDPSFYRMATSIRAGVETFRKLSIVRKEGLRQGRDVGVGSELDAEYDGVFLGLLVETREFESRLANRQTRNRARANTLFRVIVASWIVIVALSVTTLWSLERRRVKVETTLRERDAQLHRAQRMDAIGRLAGGIAHDINSYLGAIRSQAELARDKAVDDGTRRKTASILSSVDKATALIDRLLTFGRRQPVRSVAVNLNALLDDGVGAEIRRLVGENVRLEPRLSPDLHSVEIDPVQLEQVIVNLVANAVQAMPAGGRLRIETANLRLPDESPRTYARPGDYVMLAVADTGSGIPPENRERIFEPFFTTKEATGHSGFGLATVYGAVQQASGTVAVE
- a CDS encoding response regulator transcription factor, yielding MRILIVEDDHELAEALVESLTDEGYAVDLARTGERADHLMSANAYDLVVLDRKIPPPTGLELLRFWREAGSSTPVLVLTADSEVHDRVEGLDLGADDFLGKPFAFAEFHARVRSLLRRRDKRVASRLTADDLVMDRSARTVTVGGEPVHFSPKEFALLEYLLLRKNQVVTRAELAEHVWDQRFDPSSNVIDVLIHRIRRKIDPDPDAKLLRTVMAVGYTIQGERSPEE